In Salvelinus namaycush isolate Seneca chromosome 36, SaNama_1.0, whole genome shotgun sequence, one DNA window encodes the following:
- the LOC120030305 gene encoding dehydrogenase/reductase SDR family member 4-like isoform X1, giving the protein MLRCFVSRCLLTNPVAGQTRKMSGGSLAGSQSSLAGKVAIVTASTDGIGLAAAQALGQRGAHVVVSSRRQSNVDKAVALLQSEKIQVTGTTCNVGKSEDREKLVNMTVEHCGGIDILVSNAAVNPFFGNIMDSTAAVWDKILDVNVKAAFLMTQLVVPHMEKRGGGSVVFVSSVAGYQPMQALGPYSVSKTALLGLTRALAPELAQSHIRVNCVAPGVIKTRFSQALWQDEDIVDEFKKQLSIKRLPSTSFLGVGEPEEIGGVIAFLCSKDASYITGETITVTGGMSCRL; this is encoded by the exons ATGCTGAGGTGTTTTGTTAGCAGGTGCCTTTTGACCAATCCTGTCGCAGGTCAAACAAGAAAGATGTCTGGGGGCAGTCTTGCCGGGTCTCAAAGCAGTCTTGCAGGGAAGGTTGCCATAGTGACTGCCTCCACTGATGG AATTGGTCTGGCTGCAGCTCAGGCTCTCGGTCAGAGAGGGGCTCACGTTGTGGTGAGCAGCAGACGTCAGTCCAACGTGGACAAGGCCGTGGCACTACTGCAGAGTGAGAAGATACAAGTGACCGGGACGACTTGCAACGTTGGGAAAAGTGAAGACAGAGAAAAACTGGTTAACATG ACAGTGGAACATTGTGGAGGTATAGACATCCTGGTCTCGAACGCAGCAGTCAACCCTTTCTTTGGAAACATCATGGACTCCACAGCAGCAGTCTGGGATAAG ATCCTGGATGTGAATGTTAAGGCAGCCTTTCTTATGACCCAACTGGTGGTGCCTCACATGGagaagagggg GGGCGGGAGTGTTGTGTTTGTGTCCTCTGTCGCCGGCTACCAGCCTATGCAG GCCCTGGGTCCTTACAGTGTGAGTAAGACGGCCCTATTAGGACTAACCAGAGCCTTGGCCCCTGAACTGGCCCAGAGCCACATCCGGGTCAACTGTGTGGCCCCCGGCGTCATCAAGACCCGCTTCAGCCAAGCA TTGTGGCAGGACGAAGACATTGTGGACGAGTTCAAGAAGCAGCTTAGCATTAAAAGGTTGCCTTCAACTTCATTCTTAGG GGTTGGGGAGCCAGAGGAGATCGGTGGAGTGATCGCCTTCCTGTGCTCTAAGGACGCGTCCTACATCACTGGAGAGACCATCACTGTGACTGGAGGAATGAGCTGCAGGTTGTGA
- the LOC120030305 gene encoding dehydrogenase/reductase SDR family member 4-like isoform X2, producing MLRCFVSRCLLTNPVAGQTRKMSGGSLAGSQSSLAGKVAIVTASTDGIGLAAAQALGQRGAHVVVSSRRQSNVDKAVALLQSEKIQVTGTTCNVGKSEDREKLVNMTVEHCGGIDILVSNAAVNPFFGNIMDSTAAVWDKILDVNVKAAFLMTQLVVPHMEKRGGGSVVFVSSVAGYQPMQALGPYSVSKTALLGLTRALAPELAQSHIRVNCVAPGVIKTRFSQALWQDEDIVDEFKKQLSIKRVGEPEEIGGVIAFLCSKDASYITGETITVTGGMSCRL from the exons ATGCTGAGGTGTTTTGTTAGCAGGTGCCTTTTGACCAATCCTGTCGCAGGTCAAACAAGAAAGATGTCTGGGGGCAGTCTTGCCGGGTCTCAAAGCAGTCTTGCAGGGAAGGTTGCCATAGTGACTGCCTCCACTGATGG AATTGGTCTGGCTGCAGCTCAGGCTCTCGGTCAGAGAGGGGCTCACGTTGTGGTGAGCAGCAGACGTCAGTCCAACGTGGACAAGGCCGTGGCACTACTGCAGAGTGAGAAGATACAAGTGACCGGGACGACTTGCAACGTTGGGAAAAGTGAAGACAGAGAAAAACTGGTTAACATG ACAGTGGAACATTGTGGAGGTATAGACATCCTGGTCTCGAACGCAGCAGTCAACCCTTTCTTTGGAAACATCATGGACTCCACAGCAGCAGTCTGGGATAAG ATCCTGGATGTGAATGTTAAGGCAGCCTTTCTTATGACCCAACTGGTGGTGCCTCACATGGagaagagggg GGGCGGGAGTGTTGTGTTTGTGTCCTCTGTCGCCGGCTACCAGCCTATGCAG GCCCTGGGTCCTTACAGTGTGAGTAAGACGGCCCTATTAGGACTAACCAGAGCCTTGGCCCCTGAACTGGCCCAGAGCCACATCCGGGTCAACTGTGTGGCCCCCGGCGTCATCAAGACCCGCTTCAGCCAAGCA TTGTGGCAGGACGAAGACATTGTGGACGAGTTCAAGAAGCAGCTTAGCATTAAAAG GGTTGGGGAGCCAGAGGAGATCGGTGGAGTGATCGCCTTCCTGTGCTCTAAGGACGCGTCCTACATCACTGGAGAGACCATCACTGTGACTGGAGGAATGAGCTGCAGGTTGTGA
- the LOC120030298 gene encoding embryonal Fyn-associated substrate-like produces MSLSTVLAKALFDNAAESPEELAFRKGDILMVLEQEQGGGPGWWLCSLHGRQGIAPANRLRLLHTAPGSDPRPPSRAPSEDSVYLSPGPLACTAVSTEDIGGVYRTPPSLGEALYQSPGAVPVASRPEVLRQAEVGGRPRSRSSSGTRPLPDWDGGVTGRPRSPSLRGRDADSAGTLYQTPSTPTLLGPQQHRSAGGLTGAPGPENVYLAPSGMPRAVGLVPEGPEDDNTYLVPRETVVAAGHSDGCYLVPRGTVLPSEEFYQTPTGLAAGVAVATQVTPIATRILETQSLTPSQVNGDRGAPLKPLTPSSKLAQDTPGMMYQTPTHVGAGILRTPPVPALGSPKPQLKGVTPKTPGTPRGQSGVPSTAPIARGKLAPATPVRGSPLLARPGQGQGRVPRSPNFARKPPPPAPPVRGVTRKDLPQSGTPVSTSKPALSTPQSTPVPLQQESKDGRMTSDEKKTNGQNKKGEGREYADPDDENLDEQVYDTPPSSRWQRPAPAALCDDENIYNTPRSLPPHTDLESEVYNVPTIILSTSSDPQQQTYNVQASVTTAESEEDVYSVPSLPGLPLAPGDMSTIIPLEETEHGQVYSVPGPGKRAPLGLGEGSDLGSTSEPDCGIYNMPALTLDVLPSSAMSTSSSTHRLSVSSNGSGDIQWRTSLSSLVQSVLSTASGAPASSRDLATSLAEILSVWKLSQPSEVPPSLQLAWARLSDLLPALSAGGHAPPSDTLLSMVQRALEDSTILLQTQGRPRLPSQDSLSRRPLPALPVAENKPVGSGMGPRKSSWIQERPLPPTPQPAFPLPLAQPSMTMSITVGQSDGEEEMGNEYAGIGLTPAPAPLPVGDSVGYVKLQGKPEPPSDVQTENGSNQTVHTTEPRLSPSPPLPISLSLEDSELLSFYSSQSLSHLSCLADSIDVLFNSVQGNQPPRVFVSRGKSLIVTAHKLVFIGDTLSRLLTSPDLRAKVTTSGGRLCQALKAVVVATKGAAQNYPSVSATQEMVDRVAELSQHAAGFSSLLKRLAEIS; encoded by the exons ATGTCCCTCTCT ACGGTGCTGGCGAAGGCCCTGTTTGACAATGCAGCAGAGAGCCCTGAGGAGCTGGCCTTCCGGAAGGGGGACATCCTGATGGTTCTAGAACAGGAGCAGGGAGGCGGTCCTGGCTGGTGGCTCTGCTCCCTCCATGGGCGCCAGGGCATCGCCCCCGCCAACCGCCTCCGCCTCCTCCACACCGCCCCGGGGTCTGACCCCCGACCCCCCAGCCGCGCCCCCAGCGAAGACTCCGTGTACCTCTCCCCTGGCCCCCTGGCCTGCACAGCAGTCTCCACGGAGGACATAGGCGGCGTCTACCGCACCCCACCTAGCCTGGGGGAGGCCCTGTACCAGAGCCCAGGGGCGGTGCCTGTCGCCTCTAGACCAGAGGTCCTCCGACAGGCCGAGGTAGGGGGTCGCCCGCGCTCCCGCTCCAGCTCTGGCACACGCCCCCTACCCGATTGGGACGGGGGGGTGACGGGGCGCCCGCGCTCGCCCTCCCTCCGAGGCAGAGATGCAGACTCAGCTGGGACTCTTTACCAgaccccctccacccccacacTTCTTGGGCCCCAGCAACACAGATCAGCAGGGGGTCTGACTGGAGCCCCTGGCCCAGAGAATGTCTACCTGGCCCCCAGTGGGATGCCCCGGGCTGTGGGTCTAGTTCCAGAGGGGCCAGAGGATGACAACACCTACCTTGTCCCCAGGGAGACTGTAGTGGCTGCAGGCCACTCTGACGGCTGTTACCTGGTCCCCAGAGGTACCGTACTGCCCAGCGAGGAGTTCTACCAGACCCCCACAGGATTGGCAGCAGGGGTGGCCGTGGCGACCCAGGTTACCCCCATCGCTACCAGGATCCTGGAGACTCAGAGCCTCACCCCTTCACAGGTCAACGGGGACAGGGGGGCCCCCCTCAAGCCCCTCACCCCTAGTTCCAAACTGGCACAGGACACCCCTGGGATGATGTACCAGACTCCCACCCATGTGGGAGCAGGGATTCTCAGGACTCCACCCGTCCCTGCACTGGGATCCCCCAAACCTCAGCTGAAAGGCGTGACCCCCAAAACCCCAGGAACCCCCAGAGGTCAGAGTGGTGTGCCCTCCACCGCTCCCATCGCCAGGGGGAAGCTAGCTCCGGCTACCCCCGTCAGGGGGTCCCCCTTGCTGGCCAGACCAGGACAGGGACAAGGCAGAGTGCCCAGGTCACCAAACTTTGCCCGTAAGCCCCCTCCTCCAGCCCCTCCAGTGAGGGGGGTCACCAGAAAAGACTTGCCCCAGTCTGGAACCCCTGTGTCCACCTCTAAGCCGGCCCTCTCCACCCCCCAGTCGACTCCTGTACCCTTGCAGCAGGAGAGCAAAGATGGGAGGATGACGTCGGATGAAAAGAAGACGAACGGGCAGAATAAGAAAGGAGAGGGCAGGGAGTATGCAGATCCTGATGACGAGAACCTCGACGAACAG GTGTATGATACTCCTCCCAGCAGTAGGTGGCAGCGGCCAGCCCCAGCAGCGCTGTGTGACGACGAGAACATCTACAACACCCCCCGCTccctccccccacacactgacctaGAGTCAGAG GTGTACAATGTTCCCACTATAATACTCAGCACGTCATCAGACCCCCAGCAGCAGACCTACAACGTCCAAGCGTCTGTTACAACTGCTGAATCAGAGGAGGACGTTTACAGCGTTCCCTCCCTTCCTGGCCTACCCCTGGCCCCGGGGGACATGTCCACCATCATCCCCCTGGAGGAGACGGAGCACGGCCAGGTCTACTCTGTCCCCGGCCCAGGGAAGAGAGCGCCGCTGGGGCTGGGTGAGGGCAGCGACTTGGGCTCCACCTCCGAGCCGGACTGTGGCATCTACAACATGCCTGCTCTCACCCTTGACGTCTTGCCCTCTTCGGCGATGTCAACGTCGTCTTCCACACATAGGTTATCTGTATCCAGTAATGGGTCTGGTGACATCCAATGGAGAACCTCACTTTCCAGCCTTGTCCAATCGGTGCTGAGCACTGCCTCGGGTGCACCCGCCTCCTCAAGGGACCTGGCTACCTCATTGGCTGAGATCCTGTCCGTCTGGAAGTTGAGTCAACCCAGCGaggtccctccctctctccaactgGCTTGGGCCCGCCTCTCAGATCTACTTCCTGCTTTGTCTGCCGGTGGCCACGCCCCTCCGTCAGACACCCTGCTCTCTATGGTCCAACGGGCGCTGGAGGACTCCACCATCCTGTTACAGACCCAGGGGCGGCCCCGCCTCCCTTCCCAGGACTCCCTGTCCCGGAGACCCCTACCAGCCCTTCCCGTAGCGGAGAACAAACCCGTAGGGAGTGGTATGGGACCACGCAAGAGTAGCTGGATCCAGGAAAGGCCCTTACCCCCGACCCCGCAGCCAGCGTTCCCCCTGCCCCTCGCACAACCCTCCATGACCATGTCCATCACGGTAGGGCAgagcgatggagaggaagagatggggaACGAGTACGCTGGGATAGGTCTGACTCCTGCCCCGGCACCACTTCCTGTTGGAGACAGTGTAGGATACGTGAAGCTGCAG GGAAAGCCAGAGCCTCCTTCAGATGTCCAGACAGAGAATGGGTCAAACCAGACTGTCCACACCACAGAGCCTAGG ttgagcccctcccctcctctgcccatctctctctctctggaggacTCTGAGCTGCTGTCCTTCTACTCGTCTCAGAGCCTGTCCCACCTCTCCTGTCTGGCCGACTCCATCGACGTGCTCTTCAACAGTGTGCAGGGGAACCAGCCTCCCCGCGTCTTCGTTTCCCGGGGGAAGAGTTTGATCGTGACGGCGCACAAGCTGGTGTTCATCGGGGACACGCTCTCCCGCCTCCTGACCTCTCCTGACCTCCGAGCAAAG GTCACAACCTCAGGGGGGCGTCTGTGTCAGGCCCTGAAGGCCGTCGTCGTGGCTACAAAGGGGGCAGCACAAAACTATCCATCGGTCTCTGCCACCCAGGAAATGGTGGACCGCGTGGCAGAGCTGTCCCAGCATGCTGCAGGATTCTCCAGCCTGCTAAAGCGCCTCGCAGAGATATCTTGA